Proteins found in one Sorghum bicolor cultivar BTx623 chromosome 1, Sorghum_bicolor_NCBIv3, whole genome shotgun sequence genomic segment:
- the LOC8080529 gene encoding protein RRP6-like 1, with translation MDEPEGVRGREDAAPGREAGDAEEAGDGFQLVTHGKKKKRAASGQDGGSPSSGAVLGAGSVRALTKDKGAAPAPGAKAKVPFHDPSIPRPQDVYKIIVDNYNPFEHVWLERSEDGTRRVHPLEKLPVEQFVGRNIPEREPVKPAALEDTPFTLVEDHKGLVELAKKLKGVTEFAVDLEHNQYRSFQGLTCLMQISTRTEDFIVDTLKLRIYIGLYLQEPFKDPTKRKVMHGADRDIMWLQRDFHIYVCNLFDTGQASRVLQMERNSLEHLLLHFCGVTAKKEYQNADWRSRPLPDEMIKYAREDTHYLLYIYDLMRQRLQKESTFENDLLLEVHKRSNEICLQFYEKELLTDTSYLHIYGLQEHELDAKQLAVVAALHEWRDSIARQEDESTGYILPNKALIEIAKQMPTDVGHLKRIVKSKYPYVESNLELIAYTVWNALKYSYAYEGIAEQLKKERLEQLALKSGQASDEVTPLDADIGRSNFDSSDQSANVNVASGSGAGFMSEAALISSIHLEDKTQTISSVRTSETLSGLIRPVNKDVLSNNIHQQASQDLRHTLGALKGNLASGGQSNEQAGSNVENFRSSVFPSQQLSGGVKPFYPNAGMHSDNVWIQTTQMNETMQLGNTPYYTQLPGYSTEVVGSRYEPEGLQMSGYLSGFEPGIESINQRSTVIGQPPGRHMEGSFQSSILTVENEDLGVFYLPSECLFGFLAFG, from the exons ATGGACGAGCCCGAGGGCGTGAGGGGGAGAGAGGACGCGGCGCCGGGCCGCGAGGCCGGCGACGCCGAGGAGGCCGGGGACGGGTTCCAGCTCGTGACGCatggcaagaagaagaagagggcggCCAGCGGCCAGGACGGCGGGAGTCCTAGCTCTGGCGCCGTTCTCGGCGCCGGGTCGGTGCGGGCGTTGACCAAGGACAAGGGagccgcgccggcgccgggggCCAAGGCCAAGGTGCCCTTCCACGATCCGAGCATTCCCCGGCCGCAGGACGTGTACAAAATCATAGTGGATAACTACAACCCGTTCGAGCATGTCTGGCTGGAGCGCAGCGAAGACGGCACCCGACGTGTTCACCCGCTG gAAAAACTGCCTGTTGAACAGTTCGTTGGCAGAAATATTCCTGAGAGAGAACCAGTGAAGCCAGCTGCTTTAGAGGATACACCATTTACACTGGTTGAAGATCACAAAGGCTTAGTGGAATTAGCTAAAAAGTTGAAGGGTGTAACTGAATTTGCT GTAGATTTGGAGCATAATCAATATAGGTCATTTCAGGGCTTGACCTGCTTGATGCAGATTTCAACAAGAACAGAAGACTTTATTGTGGACACTCTTAAGCTACGCATATACATTGGTCTCTATTTGCAAGAACCTTTCAAGGATCCAACAAAGAGAAAG GTAATGCATGGTGCGGATCGTGATATAATGTGGCTTCAGCGGGATTTCCACATCTATGTGTGCAATCTTTTTGACACAGGACAG GCTTCAAGGGTCTTACAGATGGAGAGAAACAGCCTTGAGCACCTATTGCTGCACTTTTGTGGAGTGACAGCAAAGAAGGA ATATCAAAATGCAGACTGGAGGTCGAGGCCACTGCCTGATGAAATGATCAA GTATGCTAGAGAAGATACACACTATCTGCTATACATATATGACTTAATGAGACAGAGACTACAGAAGGAGTCAACATTTGAAAATGATCTTCTTCTAGAG GTCCATAAGCGCAGTAATGAAATTTGCTTACAGTTCTATGAGAAGGAGCTTCTGACAGATACGTCCTATCTCCACATATACGG GTTGCAGGAACATGAACTGGATGCAAAACAGCTGGCTGTTGTTGCT GCTCTACATGAGTGGAGAGATagtatagctcgtcaggaagatGAAAGTACTGGTTATATACTGCCAAATAAGGCTTTAATTGAGATAG CAAAGCAGATGCCTACAGATGTTGGACATTTGAAAAGAATTGTGAAATCAAAATATCCATATGTTGAGAGCAATCTTGAGCTAATTGCTTACACTGTCTGGAATGCACTTAAGTATTCTTATGCCTATGAAGGAATAGCTGAGCAACTAAAAAAGGAACGGCTGGAACAG TTGGCATTGAAAAGTGGTCAGGCCAGTGATGAAGTGACTCCATTGGATGCTGACATTGGTAGGAGTAATTTTGATTCATCTGATCAGTCTGCAAATGTCAATGTTGCTTCTGGCAGTGGGGCTGGTTTTATGAGTGAAGCAGCTTTGATCAGCAGCATCCACCTAGAGGATAAAACTCAAACCATATCCTCAGTTAGGACCTCTGAGACCTTGTCAGGCCTGATCAGACCAGTGAATAAGGATGTTCTGAGCAATAATATACATCAGCag GCTAGTCAGGACCTGAGACACACTTTAGGAGCTCTAAAAGGAAACTTGGCATCTGGAGGACAGTCAAATGAGCAG GCTGGGAGCAATGTGGAGAACTTTAgatcttctgtatttccttccCAACAGTTGTCTGGTGGGGTAAAACCATTTTATCCAAATGCTGGAATGCACAGTGACAATGTTTGGATCCAAACAACTCAGATGAATGAGACAATGCAGCTGGGCAACACACCTTACTACACACAGCTTCCAGGATATAGCACTGAAGTTGTAGGGAGCCGTTATGAACCTGAAGGCTTGCAGATGTCCGGGTACCTGTCTGGTTTTGAGCCTGGCATTGAGTCAATAAATCAAAGAAGTACAGTAATAGGACAGCCTCCTGGTAGACACATGGAAGGAAGCTTCCAGAGTTCG ATATTGACTGTAGAGAACGAAGACTTGGGGGTGTTTTACTTGCCCTCTGAATGCCTCTTTGGATTTTTGGCATTCGGTTAA
- the LOC8080530 gene encoding putative F-box/FBD/LRR-repeat protein At4g00315 encodes MEEQQFLTSMGVRVSSAQSNLRRDPQRDGIDVPDPLMQGAAMFLTYAYDAIPDPPVSPAAPLASAVAARAPTDGVDRISLLPDALLRNVVSRLPAKDAARTAALATRWRGLWRSVPLTLVDAHILPACVRADHRMPGGEDALSRAVALAASRVLDAHPGPFRCVHLSRCHMASHQADIERWLELLAAKGVQELVFLNRPWPIDHPLPRALYGCTSVTRLHLGFCRIPSTAGLPRTTRFPHLRELVLDTFVVQERDLHFLIDRSPALEVLTVTTNQTGARVRLISRSLRCVQVTMSGQVDITVVDAPRLERLLMWMIYPAMPGGRRSRIKIGHAPNLCMLGHCQPGFELEIGNTILKVGTKMSPSTMVPSVKILALEVGFQVRNEVKMMPCFLKCFPNIETLHVFSVNDDPSGKVDPKFWKGKEAGCIDCVQRHVKKFVFQEFQGKRSELAFLKFIAERAQVLEKMVVMVASECFSSADAVNAKLKPLTSAIWASKDCKLIVFKSPYPDGASPAWASKIASDFSFSDPFDLLTANAELYSGASVLQHSSTL; translated from the exons ATGGAGGAGCAGCAGTTTCTCACGAGCATGGGCGTCAGAGTGAGCAGCGCGCAGAGCAACCTGCGGCGCGACCCGCAGCGCGACGGCATCGACGTTCCCGACCCGCTGATGCAGGGCGCGGCCATGTTTCTCACGTATGCGTACGACGCCATCCCCGACCCACCCGTGTCTCCCGCCGCGCCCCTCGCCTCCGCCGTCGCCGCGCGGGCCCCAACCGACGGTGTCGACCGCATCAGCCTCCTCCCCGACGCACTGCTCCGGAACGTCGTGTCGCGCCTCCCCGCAAAGGACGCCGCGCGCACCGCCGCGCTCGCCACGCGCTGGCGCGGCCTCTGGCGCTCCGTGCCCCTCACCCTCGTCGACGCCCACATCCTCCCGGCCTGCGTCCGGGCCGACCACAGGATGCCCGGAGGCGAAGACGCCCTGTCCAGGGCTGTCGCCCTCGCGGCGTCCCGCGTCCTGGACGCGCACCCGGGCCCCTTCCGCTGCGTCCACCTCTCCCGCTGCCACATGGCGTCGCACCAGGCCGACATCGAGCGCTGGCTGGAGCTCCTCGCCGCCAAGGGCGTCCAAGAGCTCGTCTTTCTCAACCGCCCGTGGCCGATCGACCACCCTCTCCCACGCGCGCTCTACGGCTGCACCTCTGTCACCCGCCTGCACCTCGGCTTCTGCAGGATCCCCAGCACCGCCGGGCTCCCGCGCACCACACGCTTCCCCCACCTCCGGGAGCTTGTCCTCGACACTTTCGTCGTCCAGGAACGAGACCTCCACTTCCTGATCGACCGGAGCCCCGCCCTGGAGGTCCTCACCGTCACCACAAACCAGACCGGGGCTCGAGTCCGGCTGATCAGCCGCAGCCTGCGGTGTGTGCAGGTGACCATGTCTGGCCAAGTGGACATCACTGTGGTGGACGCTCCTCGTCTGGAGAGGCTGCTGATGTGGATGATATATCCTGCCATGCCGGGAGGCAGACGCTCAAGGATCAAGATTGGCCATGCACCCAACCTGTGCATGCTTGGACATTGCCAGCCGGGATTCGAACTGGAGATTGGCAACACCATCCTCAAG GTGGGTACTAAAATGAGCCCAAGCACCATGGTCCCAAGTGTCAAGATCTTGGCTTTGGAGGTGGGATTTCAAGTCCGCAATGAAGTCAAAATGATGCCTTGCTTTCTCAAATGTTTTCCCAACATCGAGACGCTCCATGTCTTT TCAGTGAATGATGACCCCAGTGGCAAGGTTGATCCCAAGTTTTGGAAGGGGAAGGAGGCTGGCTGTATTGATTGCGTCCAGAGACATGTGAAGAAATTTGTCTTCCAAGAGTTTCAGGGTAAGAGAAGTGAGCTAGCATTCCTCAAGTTCATTGCTGAGAGAGCGCAGGTCCTGGAGAAGATGGTGGTCATGGTGGCCTCTGAATGTTTCTCTTCAGCAGATGCTGTCAATGCCAAGCTGAAGCCTCTGACTTCTGCAATATGGGCCAGTAAAGACTGTAAACTGATTGTCTTCAAGAGTCCATACCCTGATGGGGCGTCCCCTGCTTGGGCTTCCAAAATAGCATCTGATTTTTCATTTAGCGACCCTTTTGATCTTCTGACTGCTAATGCTGAACTCTACAGTGGTGCCTCTGTCCTTCAACATTCCAGCACTCTCTGA
- the LOC8080531 gene encoding CMP-sialic acid transporter 1, with protein MQWYLVAALLTVLTSSQGILTTLSQSNGKYKYDYATIPFLAELFKLSVSGFFLWKECHSSSPPRMTKEWRSVQLYVVPSVIYLIHNNVQFATLTYVDPSTYQIMGNLKIVTTGILFRLVLKRKLSNLQWMAIVLLAVGTTASQVKGCGYAPCDSLFSAPLQGYMLGILSACLSALAGVYTEYLMKKNNDSLYWQNAQLYTFGVIFNMGWLIYGDFKAGFELGPWWQRLFNGYSITTWMVVFNLGSTGLLVSWLMKYSDNIVKVYSTSMAMLLTMVLSIYLFSVKATIQLFLGIIICIISLQMYFMPVHMLVELPQTLPVTSK; from the exons ATGCAGTGGTACTTGGTGGCCGCGCTCCTCACCGTCCTCACCAGCTCCCAG GGAATATTGACCACCCTTTCCCAGAGCAATGGCAAATACAAGTATGATTATGCCACAATTCCTTTTTTAGCTGAGCTCTTCAAG TTATCTGTCTCAGGTTTCTTCCTCTGGAAGGAATGCCATTCTTCATCTCCACCAAGGATGACAAAGGAATGGAGGAGCGTGCAACTATATGTTGTTCCTTCAGTCATATACCTCATCCACAACAATGTCCAGTTTGCGACATTGACCTATGTTGACCCATCTACCTATCAGATAATGGGAAACCTGAAAATTGTCACGACTGGGATTTTGTTTAG GCTTGTCCTAAAAAGGAAGTTGTCCAATCTACAATGGATGGCAATTGTTTTATTGGCTGTTGGTACAACTGCAAGCCAG GTGAAAGGATGTGGATATGCACCATGTGATTCTCTTTTCTCAGCACCATTGCAGGGTTACATGCTTGGGATACTTTCTGCTTGTCTTTCAGCTCTAGCTGGTGTGTACACAGAAtacttgatgaagaagaataATGATAGTTTGTACTGGCAAAACGCACAATTATATAC GTTTGGAGTTATATTTAACATGGGCTGGCTAATTTATGGTGATTttaaagctggatttgagctggGTCCATGGTGGCAGCGCCTTTTTAATGGTTACTCGATCACAACATGGATGGTAGTGTTCAATTTGGGATCTACTGGTCTTCTAGTATCATGGTTGATGAAATATTCTGACAATATAGTCAAG GTGTACTCAACTTCAATGGCAATGCTTTTGACCATGGTTTTATCTATATATCTTTTCAGTGTGAAAGCTACAATTCAG CTCTTCCTGGGCATTATCATTTGTATAATTTCCCTGCAGATGTATTTTATGCCTGTGCACATGCTTGTTGAATTGCCACAAACTTTGCCTGTAACATCAAAGTAG
- the LOC8085459 gene encoding uncharacterized protein LOC8085459 isoform X2, with the protein MDDNDMGVESQRELMTAAPAARPGTGSGGGRKHLSSIANRVLRQCSLTLDRSVDDLVADFELGLKTAAVGNYSRKLVEFCSLQALQIITSHDIGEKINDGSLSRFTFDMMLAWETPTPSDQQESIAKEREDRKEPLGENEAVMGDETSLFYSDIMPLLVNEEPSVGEEAYVWFGSVFPLACDVVNARFTYEALTATTANRLHYPAYDRFLKEMDKSFKFFQDLPTPTGIEFAEDEFILHMEGTAGTQRVVRHIGTTSWPGRATLTNKALYFEASGKISYESAIKVDLSDTGIEHQISTASTGPFGVPLFDKAIVFESLSEPLVLEFPEMTSSTRRDMWLTLIREVLFIHRFISMYNIVSPIHKWEVHSRVILGVIRLHAAREMLRMSPPPASSFLVFSLYDDMPKGDFVLEQLASNLKQTSTITRLSASYVFKGLSKSYVTPLSAELAKDQEADSSSHEQPLATLENKIGQVKEEAREVTAANAAIEGMKDEGISDSLLTLVGLVGPIGKLRPVIQQITSWERPLVTGTILVVALLTIYNEWFNYVLAASLIMAVGVMVWARQRKIGMICSEVIIVDTSSDKTTMESIVDAQQSLKKVHEYIRTANVAILRLWSIALARSPKHTETMIWMLTGAAVVVAVIPFKYILIGLMAGSFAANTRVARALLNPQGGRRWREWWESIPAVPVRTVHS; encoded by the exons GACATTGGACAGGAGTGTCGATGATTTGGTGGCAGACTTCGAGTTGGGCTTAAAGACTGCAGCAGTCGGCAACTATTCAAGAAAACTAGTTGAGTTTTGCAGTCTTCAGGCCCTGCAAATTATCACATCACATGATATTGGGGAGAAGATAAATGATGGTTCCCTAAGTCGGTTCACCTTCGATATGATGCTAGCTTGGGAAACCCCTACTCCATCGGATCAACAG GAGAGCATAGCGAAAGAAAGGGAAGATAGAAAGGAGCCACTGGGAGAAAATGAAGCTGTGATGGGAGATGAGACGTCACTGTTCTATTCAGATATCATGCCTCTTCTT GTGAATGAAGAGCCAAGTGTTGGGGAAGAAGCTTACGTATGGTTTGGATCTGTATTCCCTTTGGCTTGTGACGTGGTTAATGCTCGATTCACATATGAAGCTCTCACTGCTACCACAGCTAACAGGCTGCATTATCCTGCTTATGACAGATTCCTGAAAGAAATGGATAA GTCCTTCAAGTTCTTTCAAGATTTGCCAACTCCTACCGGAATTGAATTCGCTGAAGATGAATTCATTTTGCACATGGAGGGCACAGCAGGAACACAAAGGGTAGTGAGGCACATTGGAACCACTAGTTGGCCAG GCCGAGCTACTCTGACGAACAAGGCACTATATTTTGAGGCTTCCGGAaaaatttcatacgaatctgctATCAAGGTTGATCTTTCAGACACTGGAATAGAACACCAAATTAGCACTGCTTCAACAGGCCCTTTTGGTGTGCCTTTGTTTGACAAGGCCATTGTGTTTGAGTCACT ATCAGAACCTCTGGTTTTGGAGTTCCCCGAGATGACTAGCTCAACAAGGCGCGACATGTGGCTTACTCTGATAAGAGAAGTACTCTTTATCCACCGTTTTATATCAATGTACAACATAGTATCCCCCATTCACAAATGGGAGGTACACTCTAGAGTCATATTGGGAGTAATAAGGCTCCACGCTGCAAGAGAGATGCTACGGATGTCACCACCGCCCGCTTCTAGCTTTTTAGTGTTCTCACTGTATGATGACATGCCTAAAGGTGATTTTGTGCTTGAGCAACTAGCAAGCAATCTGAAACAGACCTCCACTATTACCCGATTGAGTGCATCCTATGTATTCAAGGGTTTAAGCAAATCTTATGTCACGCCTTTGAGTGCGGAGCTAGCCAAAGACCAGGAAGCAGACTCCAGTAGCCACGAGCAGCCCCTGGCAACCCTGGAAAACAAGATCGGTCAAGTGAAAGAAGAAGCCAGGGAAGTCACCGCTGCCAATGCTGCCATTGAGGGGATGAAGGATGAAGGCATCTCCGATAGTCTTCTTACATTGGTG GGGTTGGTCGGTCCCATCGGCAAATTGCGCCCAGTGATCCAGCAGATAACCTCGTGGGAGCGGCCACTTGTTACTGGCACTATCCTTGTTGTAGCTTTGCTAACCATATACAA TGAATGGTTCAATTACGTGTTAGCTGCATCCCTGATAATGGCTGTTGGGGTGATGGTTTGGGCAAGACAAAGAAAGAtaggcatgatatgctcggaagTGATCATCGTCGATACTTCTTCAGACAAGACAACAATGGAGAGCATAGTGGATGCACAACAAAGCCTGAAGAAAGTGCACGAGTACATCAGGACAGCAAACGTTGCCATCCTCAGGCTGTGGTCGATAGCACTAGCAAGGTCGCCAAAG CACACAGAGACGATGATTTGGATGCTGACCGGGGCTGCGGTGGTGGTGGCCGTGATCCCGTTCAAGTACATTCTGATCGGGCTGATGGCCGGCAGCTTCGCCGCGAACACGAGGGTCGCGAGGGCCCTGTTGAACCCACAGGGCGGCCGGCGGTGGAGGGAGTGGTGGGAGTCCATACCCGCCGTCCCCGTTCGTACAGTTCACAGTTGA
- the LOC8085459 gene encoding uncharacterized protein LOC8085459 isoform X1, with the protein MDDNDMGVESQRELMTAAPAARPGTGSGGGRKHLSSIANRVLRQCSLTLDRSVDDLVADFELGLKTAAVGNYSRKLVEFCSLQALQIITSHDIGEKINDGSLSRFTFDMMLAWETPTPSDQQVTMESIAKEREDRKEPLGENEAVMGDETSLFYSDIMPLLVNEEPSVGEEAYVWFGSVFPLACDVVNARFTYEALTATTANRLHYPAYDRFLKEMDKSFKFFQDLPTPTGIEFAEDEFILHMEGTAGTQRVVRHIGTTSWPGRATLTNKALYFEASGKISYESAIKVDLSDTGIEHQISTASTGPFGVPLFDKAIVFESLSEPLVLEFPEMTSSTRRDMWLTLIREVLFIHRFISMYNIVSPIHKWEVHSRVILGVIRLHAAREMLRMSPPPASSFLVFSLYDDMPKGDFVLEQLASNLKQTSTITRLSASYVFKGLSKSYVTPLSAELAKDQEADSSSHEQPLATLENKIGQVKEEAREVTAANAAIEGMKDEGISDSLLTLVGLVGPIGKLRPVIQQITSWERPLVTGTILVVALLTIYNEWFNYVLAASLIMAVGVMVWARQRKIGMICSEVIIVDTSSDKTTMESIVDAQQSLKKVHEYIRTANVAILRLWSIALARSPKHTETMIWMLTGAAVVVAVIPFKYILIGLMAGSFAANTRVARALLNPQGGRRWREWWESIPAVPVRTVHS; encoded by the exons GACATTGGACAGGAGTGTCGATGATTTGGTGGCAGACTTCGAGTTGGGCTTAAAGACTGCAGCAGTCGGCAACTATTCAAGAAAACTAGTTGAGTTTTGCAGTCTTCAGGCCCTGCAAATTATCACATCACATGATATTGGGGAGAAGATAAATGATGGTTCCCTAAGTCGGTTCACCTTCGATATGATGCTAGCTTGGGAAACCCCTACTCCATCGGATCAACAGGTCACCATG GAGAGCATAGCGAAAGAAAGGGAAGATAGAAAGGAGCCACTGGGAGAAAATGAAGCTGTGATGGGAGATGAGACGTCACTGTTCTATTCAGATATCATGCCTCTTCTT GTGAATGAAGAGCCAAGTGTTGGGGAAGAAGCTTACGTATGGTTTGGATCTGTATTCCCTTTGGCTTGTGACGTGGTTAATGCTCGATTCACATATGAAGCTCTCACTGCTACCACAGCTAACAGGCTGCATTATCCTGCTTATGACAGATTCCTGAAAGAAATGGATAA GTCCTTCAAGTTCTTTCAAGATTTGCCAACTCCTACCGGAATTGAATTCGCTGAAGATGAATTCATTTTGCACATGGAGGGCACAGCAGGAACACAAAGGGTAGTGAGGCACATTGGAACCACTAGTTGGCCAG GCCGAGCTACTCTGACGAACAAGGCACTATATTTTGAGGCTTCCGGAaaaatttcatacgaatctgctATCAAGGTTGATCTTTCAGACACTGGAATAGAACACCAAATTAGCACTGCTTCAACAGGCCCTTTTGGTGTGCCTTTGTTTGACAAGGCCATTGTGTTTGAGTCACT ATCAGAACCTCTGGTTTTGGAGTTCCCCGAGATGACTAGCTCAACAAGGCGCGACATGTGGCTTACTCTGATAAGAGAAGTACTCTTTATCCACCGTTTTATATCAATGTACAACATAGTATCCCCCATTCACAAATGGGAGGTACACTCTAGAGTCATATTGGGAGTAATAAGGCTCCACGCTGCAAGAGAGATGCTACGGATGTCACCACCGCCCGCTTCTAGCTTTTTAGTGTTCTCACTGTATGATGACATGCCTAAAGGTGATTTTGTGCTTGAGCAACTAGCAAGCAATCTGAAACAGACCTCCACTATTACCCGATTGAGTGCATCCTATGTATTCAAGGGTTTAAGCAAATCTTATGTCACGCCTTTGAGTGCGGAGCTAGCCAAAGACCAGGAAGCAGACTCCAGTAGCCACGAGCAGCCCCTGGCAACCCTGGAAAACAAGATCGGTCAAGTGAAAGAAGAAGCCAGGGAAGTCACCGCTGCCAATGCTGCCATTGAGGGGATGAAGGATGAAGGCATCTCCGATAGTCTTCTTACATTGGTG GGGTTGGTCGGTCCCATCGGCAAATTGCGCCCAGTGATCCAGCAGATAACCTCGTGGGAGCGGCCACTTGTTACTGGCACTATCCTTGTTGTAGCTTTGCTAACCATATACAA TGAATGGTTCAATTACGTGTTAGCTGCATCCCTGATAATGGCTGTTGGGGTGATGGTTTGGGCAAGACAAAGAAAGAtaggcatgatatgctcggaagTGATCATCGTCGATACTTCTTCAGACAAGACAACAATGGAGAGCATAGTGGATGCACAACAAAGCCTGAAGAAAGTGCACGAGTACATCAGGACAGCAAACGTTGCCATCCTCAGGCTGTGGTCGATAGCACTAGCAAGGTCGCCAAAG CACACAGAGACGATGATTTGGATGCTGACCGGGGCTGCGGTGGTGGTGGCCGTGATCCCGTTCAAGTACATTCTGATCGGGCTGATGGCCGGCAGCTTCGCCGCGAACACGAGGGTCGCGAGGGCCCTGTTGAACCCACAGGGCGGCCGGCGGTGGAGGGAGTGGTGGGAGTCCATACCCGCCGTCCCCGTTCGTACAGTTCACAGTTGA